The genomic DNA TGGAGATAACATCTGGTATACTTTATCAGATGGTAATGGATATGTATTTAGCTATTCTGTTCGTAGTGCTGATAAAGAATTCAAAAACTTTGTTCTTAATGAAAATGGTTATGTTAACAAAGGAGATGGTTTTAAGATAAAATCAAGGCTTTATCCAAGAGAAATACTTGTTACTACTACCAATGGGAAAAAGATGAAAAAGGTTGTAGATGAGAAACAGGTTGTTTTTTATAGTGAAAAATACGCTTTAAAGGCTAAATATGAGCGTGCTGCAGCCATAGAAAAAGCTAAAGACTTAATTAAAAATCCAACTAAATATAATAAATCTACATTGTACGGTGCCGCAAAATATGTAAAAAATCTTGCTTTCGATGAAGATACTGGTGAAATACTTGAAAGTGTACAACAACATTTATTGTTTGATGAGGAAAAATTACGAGAAGAAGAAAAGTATGATGGGTATTATGCTATTGTAACCAGCGAATACAAGGAATCTGATGATAAAATTATTGAGATATATCGTGGACTTTGGAAGATAGAAGAATCATTTAAGGTAACAAAGAGTGATTTTGAAAGCAGACCAGTATATTTATCACTTAAAGAGCATATAGAAGCACATTTTCTTACATGTTTTGTAGCACTTGTAATAGCAAGATTGCTTGAATATAAGTTGCAAAGTAAATATTCAGTATCAGCTATTCTTGAAAGTTTGAGCAAAGCTTCTTGTAGTCACATACAGCATAATTACTATTTATTTGACTTTTACAATGAGATTCTTTCCGATATTGGTGTAATATTGGATATTGATTTTGGAAAAAAATTTATGACACTTGGTGAAATTAAAAAAATTTTAGGTGAAACTAAAAAATCTTAATTTTTCACTACATAAATATGACAATTATAAAGAGCCCATAACCTTGTATTATCAATAGGTTAAGGGCTCTTTTTATCTTCATTTACTGCAAAAGTCAGGATATAATAATACCACTAGTGTAAAACGACTGTCAAATTATTTTTTAGTTAAGTTCATTTTGAAAAAGTGTGTCATTTAATATTTCGATTTAGGAAAAATAATTTATATGAAAAAGTTCTATGGATGCTATTTTTTATATGAAAAATATTCCATCGTTCTTATTAATATTTAAATTAATAAAATTTAAATTTTATAGTTTGATCATAAAAATATACTATATAGATACAAAAAATATATAATGACAAGATAATAAAAGAAAAACAAAGTAAATAAAAGAAAAAGTGTTAATTATATAGAAAAATCAAAAAATATAAAAAAAAAAAAAAATAAAATAAGCATAAAATAAGAATTGACACAAAAATAATGATTTAATAGAATTAACCTAACAAATGGAAATATAGTAATACATATTATTTATAAGATATATTTAATAACTCATAATTTATATTACATATGTGGCTATATTGTTTGTTTTTTCATAAGAATATTATGCATGATATATCTTAATTTGCATTAACATAATTTCATCTTCATACTGAAAACAAAGCAATATTGTTTTATGTTTCTATATAATTAATAGAAAATCCTTTTTTAATTACATCTCTCAATATTCGCTATTAATAATGAATATTCAAAATAAAAAATATAAATTTGTTGTATCTCTATTTAATATCAATAAATTATATATTAAAAAATGTAATTTTTTTATTATATATTTTGATTAATAAAGATAATTAATAATTGGTTTTTTACAAATTTATTAAATATTATAGTCATGCTGCAAATTTGTTGATATATTATACATTTATTTAAATTTATTCTTGTGTTTTATATAAATAGTATTAGAATGAGTATGCTATATGAAAAATTTTTTGAATAATTAATTGATATTATAAAACAATAGTTTAAGGTAAACATTTAACAATTATATAAAATTGGAGGGAATAATATGGATTTGATTAGTTATGAGATTAAAAAAAATATATTTTATTTGCCAACAAAAGGTTTAGTAATAATATTTAAAAATAATGTTAATAAAATAGAAAAAATAAGATTAATGAGAGATATATCTAAAGAATATGGTAATATTTTTGAAATGGAAACTTTACCTAAAATTAATGAAGTGAAATTTAGAGCTAATTATATAGTAATCTTTCCAACCTCAAATTGTAATTTAAAATGTGTATATTGTTACTATGAATCTGGAGGAGAAAATTCTATACAATTAAGCGAAAAACAAGTTGATAATATATTGAAAAAACTAGTACAAAATAGCATTTTATTGTCACGAGGTGAAGAAAGAAAAAGAAAAATGACATTAATGATTGCTGGAGGTGGGGAACCTACATATAACAAGGAATTTTTCTATTATATTGTTGAGAGATTTAAAGATTTAGCTAATAAATATAATATAGAAAAAGAATTATATCTTATAACTAATGGTATTTTTGATTATGATATAGCAGAGTATATA from Caldicellulosiruptoraceae bacterium PP1 includes the following:
- a CDS encoding IS1634 family transposase, which translates into the protein MHLSKIKNKKTGRIYLSIVQSYRDSITKKPKHITIKSLGYLDELQKQYEDPIAFFTEEVRKMNEQNVTDNSTISFSINKDERISVDSTNRKNFGYAALSKIYHELKIDSFLKNRQRHTKEDYDANAIMKLLVFSRLLYPASKKKTYENRNVFFENFDFSLDDIYRCLSLLNKYKDDLQLWIHEHIKEKYNRNTNLVYYDVTNYYFEIDEQDELRRNGDSKEHRPDPIVQMGLFMDTNGIPITYKLFPGNSPDKTTLIPALRRIQHDYSLGRIIVVADRGIITGDNIWYTLSDGNGYVFSYSVRSADKEFKNFVLNENGYVNKGDGFKIKSRLYPREILVTTTNGKKMKKVVDEKQVVFYSEKYALKAKYERAAAIEKAKDLIKNPTKYNKSTLYGAAKYVKNLAFDEDTGEILESVQQHLLFDEEKLREEEKYDGYYAIVTSEYKESDDKIIEIYRGLWKIEESFKVTKSDFESRPVYLSLKEHIEAHFLTCFVALVIARLLEYKLQSKYSVSAILESLSKASCSHIQHNYYLFDFYNEILSDIGVILDIDFGKKFMTLGEIKKILGETKKS